From the genome of Brassica oleracea var. oleracea cultivar TO1000 chromosome C4, BOL, whole genome shotgun sequence:
CTTCTTTTTATGGTTTGTTACCATTATTACCCAACAGCAACTTCATGATCGGTTTGAAACAGGGTTTTGATAAATTCATCTCCTTTATTCATTCTTGAATTCTTCTTAGGAATTAATGTTCCAACAACACAATCTTTCCTCACTTATACGCTACTGGCAATCGTCTATGGAGGTATCATGCTATATAAAAGACCCACAATTAAGGTCAGTCTTGAAGTTTCTAGCTTCACTCTTATGTCTCTGAGTTAACTTCTCATTGGAGTATAAAGATTGTAACATTGTTGTAGGGCAAGTGGTATCACTATTTCTTCCTTGCCTTAGCTGATGTGGAGGGGAACTTTCTTGGCGAGTCTTCTTATTAACACAGTCTTCTCACTTACGTCACATTCTTGTTGCTGTTGTGGTGTGAAACTGTGGAAGTGTTATGTTTTTCTTTTGGCAGTGGTGAAGGCTAATCAGTACACATCGATGACGAGTGTGATGCTACTGGACTGCTGGGCGATCCCTTGCGTTTTGGTGCTGACTTGGGTTTTCCTGAAAACAAGATACAGATTGATGAAGATTAGTGGTGTGGTTGTATGTATCCTTGGTGTTATCATGGTAGTCTTCTCTGACGTTCACGCAGGGAGTCGACCAGGTCAGAACATGCACTTAGCATTGCCCCCAAGAAACTCTGATTTTAGAATCTTATAGTGGTGGCCTTTTTCAGGAGGAAGTAATCCTGTTAAAGGAGATATTCTTGTGGTAGCTGGAGCAACCTTATATGCTGTCAGTAATACCACCGAGGTAAACAAGTCTCTGCAAAAATGCTTTCATGGTTAATCAGATACTATAACAAGTCTCCTTGTTACTTTGTTATTAGGAGTTCCTTGTGAAGAATGCAAACACAGTTGAGCTTATGACCTTCATGGGATTTTTCGGCGCAATCATTAGTGCCATTCAGATGTATCCTTCCTTATGTTTATTAGACTTATATGTGTATATTCTCAAGGAAGCTCTCCTTGACTTGTCTATAGATGCATATTTGAACGCGGTGAGCTCAGAGCTATTGATTGGTCTGCTGAGTCTGTAAGTTTCTTGCTGTCTCCCTTTCTGTTTCTGTTTCTTTCATCAGTGCTAACTTTGATGGTTTCTACACTTTCAGGCTTTTCTTTTTCTTCGATTCGCAGTCTCGATGTTTCTCTTCTACTCATTACTCCCGGTTTTACTCAAGGTATGAAATGAAACTGAAAACAGAACAGGCTTTACTCTCTGCTTACAAGTTCAAGTGGCTCTGAACATTAACATGAGATATGATCTTCTCAGACTAGTGGTTCAGCAATGTTCACCCTCTCGTTACTCACATCAGACATGTGGGCTGTTTTGATCCGCATTTTCGCTTATCATGAGAAGGTTTGTAACTCATATAAATTTTCTTACATTTTCTGTCTCTTAGCAACCAACAGACGAGACCAATTTGCCATGTATGTGTGTTTATCTTCAGGTTGATTGGCTATACTACTTGGCATTTGCTACTACAGCTATTGGACTGATCATATACTCAGTGTACAGTCTTTTTTTTCTTTCAATTATCTCTTCTACAGTGATGGCTTTATCAAGTAACAATAATCAGTATGTTTTTCGCGTTTTTTTGTTGATATTCTCAGGAAGGAGAAAGATGAGGAGGACCAAGAAGATGAGCAGAGAAAGTTGTTGGATGAAGAAGGTCGAGTCAGTCCTATAGCTACTTCCACCGGAGAATCCTAACCAGAGAATTCCTTCTTCTGTATCTCATTGACTTATTGGCTTGAAAAGTTTATAAGAAACTTTTGTAATTTATAACAAAAATTGGCAACTGTAAAGAGAAAAAAGAAGAGCTTCATTTGATCTTCGTATCAAGTACAAAAGCATATCACTTTGATTAGTTCTTTTTAATCATGCTATTGCACATTGTATTTAAATAACCTTTGACATGTGTTTGGCAAACTATAAGGATATCTCTAGCTTTAGAATCCATAATCTGCTCAGCTTTGAAAGTATAAGGATAGAATCGTAGAATAGATTAAGGTTACTATTGTAATTAATCATAGTATAAACTCTATTCTACTATGTACATGTTTACACATAATGAATCACTCAGCATTCCACAATATGGTATCAGAACCATAAAGGAGAAGAAAACAACTAAGAGAATGTGTTAAAAGCAAAAAGAGATAGAGAGAAATGATCAATAATAGACATGTAGAGTCTCTCTTTGTTTCTTGGTGAATGAGTATGCTAAGGTTGGGTTTGTTGGTTAGAGAAAAGAGACAAGAGATACTAATGGAGGAGACAGAGAAGCAAACGCGCTTAAAGGAAAATCAAATCTTTGACAAAATATTTTTAACGGCTTTGATAAAAAAAAAAGTTTAAAAAAATCTTAAATGGTTTTGATCGGTAACATACGTTAACATAAAATCTTTGTTTTATGTTAACACTAGGATAAGACCTGCGCATGATAAATTTATTTTATAAATATTTAAAATATATAGTATTGACATTAATATTTTATATTCGATCGTTTTTATAGCATTAATAAACCAAAGTCTAGGTTAAGATCCTCGGTTTATGTAAAGTGAAACGGATGTAAAAATTATATATTTAAAGTAGCGCTGTTAAATTTCTATTTCTGTTCGGTTTCGGTTTGGTATTTTTGGTTTATAAAATTATAGACCATATTAAAATTATCTACTTTGGTTTGATATTGGATTATATAATGTCAGTTTTAGTTTATTATTTTTTATACCAAAAACTCAAACTATATTTATTTACGTTAACATTTTGTCATTTTAATTTTGTATAAATAAAAATCGAATTTAATAGCGCAGCATGTATATTTTTAGTTTTTCATATAATATTTTTTTGAAAATACGGCAGCATTATATTTATCAAATCTCACGTATTTATTTAACATAATTAGGCATGTTTGCGAATATTATACTACATTCTGGTTGATGCCTAGTTGGAAATATGATGGTCTCGTCAATGTGCTAGAAATCGTCCATATAGTTTGGCTTATTTAGGTTAACATCGTTAATTTTTAGGAAATGTAATTACCATTAAATTCATTTTCTTTTCAAATTATAAGAGAATGATTTGTGTAATTTTTTTAATCGTAATGTAAAATTGCAGTGCATAGCCTTGGTCTACAAAATTTTGATTTTTTTTAATATAACTATAAGCTTCTAAATTAAAAAAAAATTAACTACAATTCTTAAGATGGTATAAACCAGATTGTGGATGGCTCATAACAAAGAGATTATGATTTGTAATATTTCTATTTATCTTTGACGGTGTAATCTCCTATATAATGAACCTCTATGTTATGAATAAAGATAGACTTTTCCATCACTTTTATAACACGTTATCAGCACGAAACTCTAAATCCCTAAACTAATAACCAAATCGAAAAACCCTAAAACCCTAACTCTAGCTGGCGATCCGACGAACCCTAAACCCCGATCGCGTCTCTTGTTCCCGCATATGTTCTAGCTCGCGTCCCCGATCAGCTCCAGCCCAAGGCATTCCTGATCCTAGCTCAGACGTTCGCGACCCGAGAGCAGCTCCAGCACGCGACCTCTTCCTCGTTTGCGACAGCATCAGACAGCTCGCGTCCGACGATTAAGGTGTTCCCGATCAAGCAACAAAGGACGTCCGCGACCCGATAGAAGCGACTTGATCCATTCCAGCTCGCGTCCCGTTCGTGTCCAGCTCGCGGCTCAACTCCTTTGGTGGTCCGATTCAANNNNNNNNNNNNNNNNNNNNNNNNNNNNNNNNNNNNNNNNNNNNNNNNNNNNNNNNNNNNNNNNNNNNNNNNNNNNNNNNNNNNNNNNNNNNNNNNNNNNNNNNNNNNNNNNNNNNNNNNNNNNNNNNNNNNNNNNNNNNNNNNNTTCCAAACCCTAAATCATGTTCCTACATGATTGAAACCTCAAATCGGTTTTTACAAGTTAAAATCCGATAAACCCTAACCATATA
Proteins encoded in this window:
- the LOC106342084 gene encoding solute carrier family 35 member F1-like → MCLNLEEIKTKKKLTFIGLGLGQIISLLCTCNVFTSSELARKGINVPTTQSFLTYTLLAIVYGGIMLYKRPTIKGKWYHYFFLALADVEGNFLVVKANQYTSMTSVMLLDCWAIPCVLVLTWVFLKTRYRLMKISGVVVCILGVIMVVFSDVHAGSRPGGSNPVKGDILVVAGATLYAVSNTTEEFLVKNANTVELMTFMGFFGAIISAIQICIFERGELRAIDWSAESAFLFLRFAVSMFLFYSLLPVLLKTSGSAMFTLSLLTSDMWAVLIRIFAYHEKVDWLYYLAFATTAIGLIIYSVKEKDEEDQEDEQRKLLDEEGRVSPIATSTGES